From a single Salvelinus namaycush isolate Seneca chromosome 14, SaNama_1.0, whole genome shotgun sequence genomic region:
- the LOC120058838 gene encoding LOW QUALITY PROTEIN: homeobox protein Hox-C1a-like (The sequence of the model RefSeq protein was modified relative to this genomic sequence to represent the inferred CDS: deleted 2 bases in 1 codon) produces the protein MNLYQELTCDGESSALFAGGHRPGEVRIGDLDQIISPELGAGNEGNSLSEGDPGYSLQHSYPSFSGANSATDCTVTQLPVYSGSSSSPLTQSQGFSTTPPACLHYSRLPSYLRVQEHDFPGLGYSSSTHITGTEALAHAEFGSINAHIKIYTHDGSNVHFAVVDSSSHSEPNCKVAELSHRSKTFDWMNVKKRSQARTAKMHMACGLSIVAPGVSMDRGGGGNHSIPTDGHHITANGVLRTNFTTKQLTELEKEFHFNKYLTRARRVEIASALQLSETQVKIWFQNRRMKQKKLMREGLLPVAPPVLKLLRKLTLQQPGHLFLSWTT, from the exons ATGAATTTGTATCAAGAGTTAACGTGCGATGGGGAGAGTAGCGCTCTGTTCGCAGGGGGACACCGACCAGGGGAGGTCAGGATAGGTGACTTGGACCAGATCATTTCTCCAGAACTTGGAGCTGGCAATGAGGGTAACTCTTTATCAGAGGGTGACCCGGGATATTCATTACAACACAGTTACCCGTCTTTCTCCGGTGCCAATTCTGCAACCGACTGTACGGTAACTCAGCTCCCAGTCTACTCAGGCTCGAGCAGCTCTCCTCTGACACAGAGTCAGGGCTTTTCAACCACGCCACCGGCCTGCCTTCACTACTCTCGTCTCCCCTCCTACCTCCGGGTGCAGGAACATGACTTCCCCGGACTTGGATACTCCTCTTCCACACACATCACCGGGACTGAGGCGCTGGCGCACGCAGAATTCGGGTCTATAAATGCGCACATTAAAATCTACACTCATGATGGGTCTAATGTTCACTTTGCTGTTGTGGACAGTAGCTCTCACTCCGAGCCCAATTGTAAGGTAGCTGAACTAAGTCACAGGAGCAAAACTTTTGATTGGATGAACGTGAAGAAGAGAAGTCAAGCTCGGACGG CCAAGATGCACATGGCCTGTGGATTAAGTATAGTCGCTCCGGGCGTCAGTATGGACAGAGGAGGTGGAGGTAACCACAGCATTCCCACCGATGGGCATCATATTACCGCTAACGGGGTACTGAGGACCAATTTCACCACCAAACAGCTCACGGAGCTCGAGAAGGAGTTCCACTTCAACAAGTACCTGACGCGAGCCAGACGCGTGGAGATCGCGAGCGCCCTGCAACTGAGCGAAACGCAGGTGAAGATTTGGTTCCAGAACCGGCGAATGAAACAGAAGAAATTAATGCGCGAGGGCCTTCTCCCGGTGGCCCCTCCC GTCCTCAAGCTGCTCAGAAAGCTCACGCTCCAACAGCCTGGACACTTATTCCTCTCCTGGACAACTTGA